Part of the Longimicrobiales bacterium genome is shown below.
AGCGGGGCGACACGCTGTACGCGCACAACCCCGGGGCCGCGCTCGCCCCCGCGTCGAACATGAAGCTGTTCACGACGGCCGCGGCGCTGTACTACCTGGGCCCGGACTTTCGGTACGGCACCTTCCTGATGACGGACGGCGTGGTCGCGAATGGCGTGCTGGACGGCGACCTGGTGCTGTACGGCACGGGCGACCCGACACTGGCCGACCGGTTCGGCTCGCGCCGCGCCGTCTGGCAGGCGTTCGCGGACACTCTGCTCACGCTCGGGATCACCCGCATCTCGGGGGACGTGGTCGGCGACGCGTCCTACTTCGAGGGGGGCGGCACCCCGGAAGGCTGGCAGACCTCGTACATGAACGCGTCCTACGCCGCTCCGTCCAGCGCGCTCTCGTACGCCGAGAACGTGGCGACGGTGCAGGTCGCACCTGGGGCACAGGCGGGCTGGCGGCCCGAGGTGACCCTGGTGCCGGGCGGTGAAGGCATCGGCGTCGTGAACAACGCGACGACCGTGGCGAGCGGCCGCACCACGATCCGCATTCGCCGCTCTGCCTACGACGGTCCGGTGGTCGTGAGCGGGCAGATCGCCCGCAACGCATCGCCGGTCGTGCGTGCGGTGGTGGTCTCGGATCCGGAGCGCTTCGCAGCGGCCGCGCTCCGCTACGAGCTGCAGGAGCGCGGCATCACGGTGGACGGTGGTGTGCGTGGCGTGACCTCGGCGGCGGAATCGCCGGTCACGGGACGGTCGGTCTTCGCGCCGGGCTTCCGCGAACAGCCGCCGCTGCGCGTGCTCGCGGTGCACACGTCGCCGCCGATCATCGAGATCCTCGACATCATCAATCACAAGAGCCACAACATGATGGCCGAGCAGACGCTGCGCACGGTGGGGCGGGTGGTCGCGGGCTCGGGCTCGGTCCAGGGGGGCGCGCGCGCCGTCCAGGCGATGCTCGAGCGCGAGCTCGACCAGGGCGGTATCGACCAGCTCACGATTTACGACGGCTCGGGACTGTCGGTGCTCAACCGCGCGAGCGCGCGCAGCTTCATCCAGCTGCTGGACGCAATGT
Proteins encoded:
- the dacB gene encoding D-alanyl-D-alanine carboxypeptidase/D-alanyl-D-alanine-endopeptidase, whose translation is MRRPLILTVLTGLAVAGAATAGPADAPVDAPITDAAVQETSGPADLEQPVAAAPAASVSPAVATLRSEIDGLIQEPGWRDAAWSVMAVSLERGDTLYAHNPGAALAPASNMKLFTTAAALYYLGPDFRYGTFLMTDGVVANGVLDGDLVLYGTGDPTLADRFGSRRAVWQAFADTLLTLGITRISGDVVGDASYFEGGGTPEGWQTSYMNASYAAPSSALSYAENVATVQVAPGAQAGWRPEVTLVPGGEGIGVVNNATTVASGRTTIRIRRSAYDGPVVVSGQIARNASPVVRAVVVSDPERFAAAALRYELQERGITVDGGVRGVTSAAESPVTGRSVFAPGFREQPPLRVLAVHTSPPIIEILDIINHKSHNMMAEQTLRTVGRVVAGSGSVQGGARAVQAMLERELDQGGIDQLTIYDGSGLSVLNRASARSFIQLLDAMSDSPMWQAFWSTLPESGAPGGLRRMYRTPAEGNLRAKTGTINHVSALSGYVRAANGERIAFSIISNNVPSTWRAKRIEDG